Proteins encoded in a region of the Niveispirillum cyanobacteriorum genome:
- a CDS encoding TonB-dependent receptor codes for MAYRDVWVLPVLALLYPGVGSALAAEQAPQIMFDVPAGPAAVGLNELARAGGLHLSYPYDWLSGRRLPAIRGRLTALDALEQAAKALELRIEKQVGNAVILSPTPASARPAAHRTITQANAAILPAIVVTAEKRPAAAQRTALALSVLDAAQLAERSILTPTDLSGHVPNMHVGQANNETVISIRGVSSAGITPAADTSVAFHLDGVYLPRPSGAGSLLFDVDRVEVLRGPQGTLYGRNATAGTINIITAKPRFIPEAAAELTIGSQQRLTARGMINLPLVEDRLALRIAMINHQQDGYTHNQGIGQPDVNDADQMAGRALLLALPTDYLRLLLSADYYHRGGAGSGQVLIGRKDTDFLGLGAAQPFRLATNTTPSVDNALYGIQGQVDWTPGDVTLTSLTAWRADNADNTTDQDGDAVNTRTLRFYNYNRSFSQELRLSGHTDGLGDWITGAYHFQERNNDNLDQFTDLARTQGVILRRPRRQARSDALFANLRQGWTDDVTATLGLRQSWDHKESPEGVTRTLGETTNSFKPDHADWRKTTWKAGLEWQADHGRLFYAHIGNGYKAGGFSSNQIYAPETLMAHEAGAKMDWSRLRLNLSGFRYDFRDLQVNSSAPDSDGVVRTRTSNAGQSTVWGLEAEGLLLPAPGWQVETTLSYLSATFDRYPVAGDPVFRTQQDLSGRRLPRAPRWTGYLAADRTWSLDNGGNLSLRGEARYMSRIFFSPFNDIPIMVADRLYNPYRLASQGAITVMAARLRYSTRDDSYAELSVDNLTDRAVMMSATFGMEGEILAGYSAPRRFGLRFGAKF; via the coding sequence TTGGCTTATCGCGATGTATGGGTGCTGCCCGTCCTGGCCTTATTGTATCCAGGTGTCGGTTCCGCGCTCGCCGCCGAGCAGGCACCGCAGATCATGTTTGACGTGCCCGCAGGTCCAGCCGCAGTGGGCCTGAATGAATTGGCGCGGGCCGGCGGGCTGCACCTGTCATACCCGTATGACTGGCTGTCGGGTCGGCGATTGCCAGCAATTCGGGGACGCTTGACCGCCCTGGATGCGCTGGAACAGGCGGCGAAGGCATTGGAGCTTCGGATTGAAAAGCAGGTGGGCAATGCGGTGATCCTGTCGCCCACCCCTGCCAGTGCGCGCCCCGCCGCCCACCGAACAATTACCCAGGCGAACGCGGCCATCCTGCCCGCCATCGTTGTGACGGCGGAGAAGCGGCCAGCAGCGGCACAGCGCACGGCCTTGGCCCTTTCGGTCCTGGACGCAGCGCAGCTGGCAGAACGATCCATCCTGACGCCGACCGACCTGTCGGGCCATGTGCCCAACATGCATGTGGGGCAGGCCAATAATGAAACCGTGATCTCCATCCGGGGCGTCAGTTCCGCTGGCATCACGCCTGCCGCCGATACGTCCGTGGCCTTCCACCTGGACGGCGTCTATCTGCCCCGGCCCTCAGGTGCCGGCAGCCTTTTGTTCGACGTGGACAGGGTGGAGGTGCTGCGTGGACCGCAGGGGACGCTTTATGGCCGCAACGCCACCGCAGGCACCATCAATATCATCACGGCCAAACCCCGCTTCATCCCAGAAGCGGCGGCGGAACTGACCATCGGGTCGCAGCAACGGCTGACCGCGCGCGGCATGATCAACCTGCCACTGGTGGAGGATCGCTTGGCCCTGCGTATCGCCATGATCAACCATCAGCAGGATGGGTATACGCACAACCAGGGGATCGGACAACCCGACGTCAATGACGCGGATCAGATGGCGGGCCGTGCCCTGCTGCTGGCCCTGCCAACGGATTATCTACGGCTGTTGCTGTCGGCGGATTATTATCATCGCGGCGGTGCCGGGTCGGGTCAGGTCCTGATTGGTCGCAAGGACACGGACTTCCTGGGTCTTGGTGCTGCGCAACCTTTTCGTCTGGCCACCAACACTACGCCCAGCGTCGACAATGCACTTTACGGTATTCAGGGACAGGTGGACTGGACGCCGGGTGATGTAACCCTAACCAGCCTGACCGCATGGCGGGCCGACAATGCCGACAACACAACGGATCAGGATGGCGACGCGGTCAATACCCGCACCCTACGTTTCTATAACTACAATCGCAGCTTCTCCCAGGAACTGCGTCTGTCTGGCCATACGGACGGGTTGGGCGACTGGATAACCGGCGCCTATCATTTTCAGGAACGGAACAATGACAACCTAGACCAGTTCACGGATCTGGCGCGAACCCAGGGCGTCATCCTGCGCCGGCCACGACGGCAGGCACGTTCGGATGCCCTGTTCGCCAACCTGCGTCAGGGCTGGACCGACGATGTAACGGCAACGCTGGGCCTGCGCCAATCCTGGGATCACAAGGAAAGCCCGGAAGGGGTGACACGCACGTTGGGAGAAACCACCAACAGCTTCAAACCCGACCATGCCGATTGGCGAAAGACCACTTGGAAGGCGGGGCTGGAATGGCAGGCCGACCACGGACGCCTGTTCTATGCCCATATCGGCAACGGCTACAAGGCCGGCGGCTTTTCCAGCAACCAGATCTATGCCCCTGAAACCCTGATGGCCCATGAAGCGGGGGCAAAGATGGATTGGTCGCGCCTTCGCCTGAACCTGTCGGGTTTCCGCTATGATTTTCGGGATCTGCAGGTCAACAGTTCCGCACCCGACAGTGACGGGGTGGTCCGCACCCGGACCAGCAATGCCGGGCAATCCACGGTCTGGGGGCTGGAGGCGGAAGGCCTGCTGCTACCCGCCCCCGGATGGCAGGTGGAGACGACTTTGTCTTACCTGTCGGCCACCTTCGACCGCTATCCTGTTGCGGGCGATCCGGTGTTTCGGACTCAGCAGGACCTGTCAGGCCGCCGCCTGCCCCGTGCACCCAGATGGACCGGATATCTGGCAGCCGATCGCACATGGTCGCTGGATAATGGCGGGAATCTAAGTCTGCGTGGCGAGGCACGTTACATGTCGCGCATCTTCTTCAGCCCGTTCAACGACATTCCCATCATGGTCGCGGACCGCCTGTACAACCCCTACCGTCTGGCCAGCCAGGGGGCGATCACGGTGATGGCGGCGCGGCTGCGCTATTCGACGCGGGACGATAGCTACGCCGAACTTTCGGTCGATAATCTGACCGACCGGGCCGTGATGATGTCAGCGACCTTCGGTATGGAGGGGGAGATACTGGCAGGATATTCCGCGCCACGGCGTTTCGGCCTGCGCTTCGGGGCAAAATTCTGA
- a CDS encoding TonB-dependent receptor, protein MSSRKLRRPKGRAMATLCLLSMTLPVGAQEQKGMLEEVIVTAQKRSESVQKTALAVTAMAGEALAEKNILSATALLGQVPNLHIGQASNETVISIRGVSSAGITPAADASVAFHVDGVYQPRPSGASSMFFDLERVEVLRGPQGTLYGRNATAGSINVITAKPTDRLQSAAEIAVGNLSRMTVQGMLNVPVIEEKLAVRGAFLSHRQAGYTRNAGNGQPKLNDADQIAGRLHVLTNPTENIRFLLSGDYYHRGGAGSNSVLIGRLNNDFRANGTAQPWLVATNTIPYVDNELFGISGELTWGLGAVDLTSLTAFRRDNADTTSDQDGTATGTQTSRFFNYNRNFSQELRLAAADPDRFKWIAGAYYTYEHNRDNLDQYTNLQRTTGVILRRPERYARSKALFGQASYELVDDLNATVGLRQSWDEKGSPVGLTQTIGTTTNSFRPDYGEWNKFTWKGGLEWQADDTTLYYANVGNGYKSGGFSSNRNYGPESLLAYEVGSKNDLLDRRLRLNLSGFYYDYKDLQVTATVPDEDGVVRTRTTNAAGSTVWGLEAELQAMLTHDLRINSSLAYLDASFDKYPGASDSLFRTVQDLSGNRLPRAPRFTGNIGFDFDMDVGEHGTLTLHGETRYQSKIFFSAFNDKAFVANGVTVNPYAMAAQEGYTASAVRLRYKPAEGDWYAEIFADNLENNAILTAVTYGTGGETFGAFGPPRTFGVKLGIRM, encoded by the coding sequence ATGTCATCCCGGAAGTTGCGCCGCCCCAAGGGCCGCGCCATGGCCACCCTTTGCCTTCTGTCCATGACCCTGCCTGTTGGTGCACAAGAACAGAAGGGCATGCTGGAGGAGGTGATCGTCACTGCCCAGAAGCGGTCCGAAAGCGTGCAGAAGACGGCCCTGGCCGTGACGGCCATGGCGGGTGAGGCGCTGGCGGAAAAGAATATCCTGTCCGCCACCGCCCTGCTGGGACAGGTGCCAAACCTGCATATCGGGCAGGCCAGCAACGAAACGGTAATTTCCATCCGAGGCGTCAGTTCTGCCGGCATTACGCCCGCCGCCGACGCCTCGGTGGCCTTCCATGTTGACGGCGTCTATCAGCCGCGCCCGTCGGGTGCCAGTTCCATGTTCTTCGATCTGGAACGGGTGGAGGTGCTGCGTGGGCCGCAGGGCACACTGTATGGCCGCAACGCCACTGCCGGTTCAATCAATGTCATCACGGCGAAGCCCACCGACCGCCTGCAGTCGGCGGCGGAGATCGCTGTGGGCAACCTGTCGCGCATGACGGTACAGGGCATGCTGAACGTTCCAGTGATCGAGGAGAAGCTGGCCGTGCGCGGCGCCTTCCTGTCGCATCGTCAGGCCGGCTATACCCGAAATGCCGGTAATGGTCAGCCCAAGCTGAACGACGCGGACCAGATCGCGGGCCGCCTGCATGTGTTGACCAACCCGACGGAGAATATCCGCTTTCTGCTGTCCGGTGACTACTACCATCGCGGCGGTGCAGGATCGAACAGCGTCCTGATCGGGCGTTTGAACAATGATTTCCGCGCCAATGGTACCGCCCAGCCCTGGCTGGTCGCCACCAACACCATCCCCTATGTCGACAATGAACTGTTCGGCATTTCCGGTGAGCTGACCTGGGGGCTGGGTGCGGTCGACCTGACCTCGCTGACTGCGTTCCGCCGCGATAATGCCGATACGACATCGGATCAGGACGGGACCGCGACGGGCACGCAGACATCACGCTTCTTCAACTATAACCGCAATTTCTCACAGGAACTGCGGCTGGCGGCGGCTGATCCCGACCGCTTCAAATGGATCGCCGGTGCCTATTACACCTATGAGCATAATCGCGACAATCTGGACCAGTATACGAACCTGCAGCGCACCACGGGTGTCATCTTGCGCCGCCCTGAACGCTATGCAAGGTCCAAGGCCTTGTTTGGTCAGGCCAGCTACGAGCTGGTGGATGATCTGAACGCAACCGTCGGCCTGCGCCAGTCGTGGGACGAGAAGGGCAGCCCCGTCGGCCTGACCCAGACAATCGGCACCACCACCAACAGCTTTCGCCCCGATTACGGCGAGTGGAACAAGTTCACCTGGAAGGGTGGGCTGGAATGGCAGGCCGATGACACGACCCTTTATTACGCCAATGTCGGCAACGGCTATAAGTCGGGTGGGTTCAGTTCCAACCGCAACTACGGGCCGGAAAGCCTGCTGGCCTATGAGGTTGGGTCGAAGAATGACCTGCTGGATCGCCGCCTACGCCTGAACCTGTCAGGCTTCTATTATGATTACAAGGATTTGCAGGTCACTGCCACGGTACCGGACGAGGATGGGGTGGTCCGTACCCGTACCACCAATGCTGCCGGTTCTACCGTCTGGGGCCTGGAGGCGGAATTGCAGGCCATGCTGACCCACGACCTGCGGATCAACAGTTCCTTGGCCTATCTGGATGCCAGCTTCGACAAATATCCCGGCGCCAGCGACAGCCTGTTCCGTACCGTACAGGACCTGTCCGGCAACCGCCTGCCGCGCGCGCCGCGTTTCACCGGCAATATCGGGTTCGATTTTGACATGGACGTCGGGGAGCATGGCACCCTGACCCTGCATGGTGAGACCCGGTACCAGTCGAAGATTTTCTTCTCTGCCTTCAATGACAAGGCCTTCGTGGCCAATGGCGTGACCGTCAACCCCTATGCCATGGCCGCGCAGGAAGGCTATACGGCCAGTGCCGTTCGCCTGCGGTACAAGCCGGCGGAAGGTGACTGGTACGCCGAAATCTTCGCCGACAATCTGGAGAACAACGCCATCCTGACCGCCGTGACCTATGGCACGGGTGGGGAGACGTTTGGCGCCTTCGGCCCGCCGCGCACCTTTGGCGTGAAGCTGGGTATCCGCATGTGA
- a CDS encoding alkaline phosphatase, whose amino-acid sequence MRLNKIGRRLAAALLSACALTPVAMAATKAPANIILMIGDGMGGAEIAAARAYANKQGVPLFLETLPHQASLIVQAAEEGRPSIGDYVGDSASGGTALASGQRTSVGRIGTVPGGASVPSILEMAKARGLRTGVVTTAPVTDATPASFLAHIRMRFCETPSRMGAFIPSLPGCEGDRKSAGGKGSIFEQVVDAGADLVVGGGAAMAGQPLDPADASKGTLADYARAKGMSLVMGPAGWAAAPDKGPVLALLSDKVVPLEWQGPGGRKAEKPKVTDPSTGAIEKPVPAACEPNPKRPADMPDLATLTRQAIGRLQKDAGPKGFFLMVEGAAIDKAAHDGDPCGMIGELLAFDRAVQTAVDFAKRQGNTLLIVTADHAQSTQAIPSYLLADLGRPLTVGHVPHRILALRTAEGGSMLVGHGTSADGDQYHTGANVSAFAIGPGADAVAGSFDQTGIFDIMRKHLH is encoded by the coding sequence ATGAGATTGAACAAGATTGGGCGTCGCCTTGCGGCGGCGCTGCTGTCGGCCTGTGCTCTGACGCCTGTGGCAATGGCCGCTACGAAGGCCCCCGCCAATATCATCCTTATGATTGGTGACGGGATGGGCGGGGCGGAAATCGCCGCCGCGCGCGCCTATGCCAACAAGCAGGGTGTGCCCCTGTTCCTGGAAACCCTGCCGCACCAGGCCTCCCTGATCGTGCAGGCGGCGGAAGAAGGGCGGCCTAGTATCGGCGATTATGTCGGTGACAGCGCCAGCGGCGGCACGGCCCTGGCCAGCGGGCAACGCACATCGGTTGGCCGCATCGGCACGGTACCAGGCGGCGCATCGGTGCCCAGCATCCTGGAAATGGCCAAGGCGCGCGGCCTGCGCACCGGTGTGGTCACCACGGCGCCCGTGACCGATGCCACGCCCGCCTCCTTCCTGGCCCATATCCGCATGCGCTTTTGCGAGACACCGTCACGCATGGGCGCCTTCATCCCCAGTCTGCCGGGTTGTGAGGGCGACCGGAAATCGGCAGGCGGCAAAGGTTCCATCTTTGAACAGGTGGTCGACGCCGGTGCCGATCTAGTGGTGGGTGGCGGGGCTGCCATGGCGGGACAGCCGCTGGACCCTGCCGATGCATCCAAAGGTACGCTGGCTGATTACGCCAGGGCCAAGGGTATGTCGCTGGTGATGGGTCCCGCCGGCTGGGCCGCCGCACCCGATAAGGGGCCGGTTCTGGCCCTGCTGTCAGACAAGGTGGTGCCCCTGGAATGGCAGGGGCCAGGTGGGCGCAAGGCGGAAAAGCCGAAAGTCACCGACCCGTCCACGGGCGCCATCGAAAAGCCGGTTCCTGCCGCATGCGAGCCGAACCCCAAGCGGCCTGCCGATATGCCCGATCTTGCCACCCTGACACGGCAGGCTATCGGACGCTTGCAGAAGGATGCGGGCCCCAAGGGTTTCTTCCTGATGGTGGAAGGGGCGGCCATCGACAAGGCGGCACATGATGGCGATCCATGCGGCATGATCGGTGAACTGCTGGCCTTCGACCGAGCCGTGCAGACCGCCGTGGATTTTGCCAAACGCCAGGGCAACACCCTGCTAATCGTCACCGCCGACCACGCCCAGTCGACCCAGGCCATTCCCTCATACCTTCTGGCTGATCTGGGCCGTCCGCTGACGGTGGGCCACGTGCCGCATCGCATCCTTGCCCTGCGCACCGCAGAGGGCGGGTCCATGCTGGTCGGCCATGGCACCAGCGCCGACGGTGACCAGTATCATACCGGCGCCAATGTCTCCGCCTTCGCCATCGGTCCCGGTGCCGACGCGGTGGCGGGCAGTTTCGACCAGACGGGCATCTTCGACATCATGCGCAAGCATCTGCACTGA
- a CDS encoding FecR family protein: MMADRLTAAEIETAAADWLAREDARELTTAEQAELENWLGLDARHHGAYIRLRAVSARLDLLRGQQVQNVPAWRRWGPVAAAVVLLLAAGLAWRGQPPSTPQVAAITYETAKGEMRRLTLDDGSVVEINTASRLRVAFSDGARQLWLDQGEANFQVARDPQRPFTVHTGGGTVTAVGTAFQILTDADAARVTVSEGTVSLRTGTLAAVPLTRNHEAHMTKTRIVTRAMALPDMERRASWRDGRLVFAGETLADAAAEISRYSQQRVKVDTAVAQRRVGGIFRSTDAEGFAQAVAASLQLQVTRDADGTLTLEARP, encoded by the coding sequence ATGATGGCCGACCGCCTGACCGCTGCCGAGATCGAAACGGCCGCCGCCGACTGGCTGGCAAGGGAGGATGCGCGCGAACTGACCACAGCAGAGCAGGCTGAGCTGGAAAATTGGCTGGGGCTGGATGCGCGCCATCACGGCGCCTATATCCGTCTGCGCGCCGTCTCCGCCCGGTTGGACCTGCTGCGTGGGCAACAGGTGCAGAACGTGCCGGCATGGCGCCGCTGGGGCCCTGTGGCCGCTGCGGTGGTGCTGCTGCTGGCTGCAGGTCTGGCATGGCGTGGTCAACCGCCATCGACCCCGCAGGTTGCGGCCATCACCTATGAAACGGCAAAGGGCGAAATGCGGCGTCTGACGCTGGATGACGGGTCAGTGGTGGAGATCAACACCGCCTCCCGTCTACGCGTTGCCTTCTCCGATGGTGCACGGCAACTCTGGCTGGATCAGGGGGAAGCGAACTTTCAAGTGGCGCGTGATCCACAGCGGCCCTTCACCGTTCATACCGGCGGCGGTACTGTTACCGCCGTGGGTACGGCGTTCCAGATCCTCACGGACGCCGATGCCGCCCGCGTCACGGTCAGTGAGGGGACTGTCAGCCTGCGTACGGGCACCCTGGCCGCCGTACCGCTGACCCGCAACCATGAAGCCCACATGACGAAGACTCGTATCGTCACCCGTGCCATGGCATTGCCCGACATGGAACGTCGCGCCTCGTGGCGTGACGGTCGACTGGTCTTTGCCGGGGAAACCCTGGCCGATGCGGCGGCGGAGATCAGCCGTTACAGCCAGCAGCGCGTCAAGGTGGACACCGCCGTGGCTCAGCGCCGGGTCGGCGGCATCTTCCGCAGCACCGATGCCGAAGGTTTCGCCCAAGCCGTGGCCGCAAGCCTGCAATTGCAGGTCACGCGGGATGCCGACGGCACCCTGACGTTGGAGGCACGCCCCTGA
- a CDS encoding sialate O-acetylesterase, giving the protein MFVRLPLLLAISLLTGTAFAADAPLLHPMFQDHGVLQRDRPIPVWGNAKPGEVVTVTLGGATMTAKAGTDGAWRADLPAQAAGGPVILTAKTATAQQVAADLLVGDVYLCSGQSNMEMQVARSLDSWTETNRAKHPNIRYLSVDRATNTSPQRDFTHPVRWRAVTPETVGDMSAVCYFFGREMRQIVDVPVGLINSSWGGSTIESWMDTADLAKTGLYAQDLAILSAYDKDRHAGIRKYFDVWEAWWKTKGQGEPWRTAPAAGDGWRAVPSLTSFVTWGVPELNPYVGIVWYRSTFTLTEAQAKQGGTLLLGSADDYDVSWINDVPAGSLYGPGDPRRYPLPARTLKPGVNQVTIAVINGYGDGGLYGSADEQAILLADGTRVPIDGGWQYKVTPGEIGTAPHAPWGTVDGLSTIRNAMVAPMGPYAVRAALWYQGESNTAKAPEYQSLLAGLMSGWRRQFGADLPFLVVQLPEYGYPQDKPIESGWVRLRESQRMAVAADPRAAMAVTNGLGDWYDVHPANKQQVAKRLTRAARHLLLGEKITASGPVPVDAQRHGDVVRIRFTDIDGQLKALNHHRPIGFELCGAGWDSCRFVDASLSGDTVTLPIGDGPAIRVRYCWAESGMCNLYDDARLPTGQFEIPVR; this is encoded by the coding sequence ATGTTCGTGCGCCTGCCGCTGCTGTTGGCTATTTCCCTGCTAACCGGAACCGCGTTTGCAGCCGATGCCCCGCTTCTGCACCCGATGTTCCAGGACCACGGGGTGCTGCAGCGAGACCGGCCGATCCCTGTATGGGGCAATGCCAAACCGGGGGAAGTGGTGACTGTGACGCTGGGTGGTGCCACGATGACGGCCAAGGCGGGCACGGATGGCGCTTGGCGCGCCGATCTGCCAGCACAGGCCGCCGGCGGCCCCGTCATTTTGACCGCAAAGACAGCGACAGCGCAGCAGGTGGCCGCTGACCTGCTGGTCGGTGACGTCTATCTTTGTTCAGGGCAGTCCAATATGGAAATGCAGGTCGCCCGTTCGCTGGACAGCTGGACAGAAACCAACCGCGCCAAGCACCCCAATATCCGCTATCTGTCCGTGGATCGCGCCACCAATACCAGTCCGCAACGTGACTTTACCCACCCGGTACGTTGGCGCGCCGTGACGCCGGAAACGGTGGGTGACATGTCTGCGGTCTGTTATTTCTTCGGGCGGGAAATGCGGCAGATCGTGGATGTACCGGTCGGACTGATCAATTCCTCCTGGGGCGGCTCCACCATTGAAAGCTGGATGGATACCGCGGATCTGGCCAAGACGGGGCTTTATGCTCAGGATCTTGCCATCCTGTCGGCCTATGACAAGGACCGGCACGCTGGCATCCGCAAGTATTTTGACGTCTGGGAAGCGTGGTGGAAGACGAAGGGCCAGGGCGAACCGTGGCGGACGGCGCCGGCGGCGGGCGACGGCTGGCGCGCGGTACCGTCACTGACATCATTCGTGACCTGGGGTGTACCGGAACTGAACCCCTATGTCGGCATCGTCTGGTACCGCAGCACCTTCACCCTGACAGAAGCACAGGCGAAGCAAGGGGGCACCCTGCTGCTGGGTTCCGCCGATGATTATGATGTCTCCTGGATCAATGACGTGCCAGCAGGCAGCCTCTATGGCCCGGGCGATCCGCGCCGGTATCCGCTACCGGCCAGAACGCTGAAGCCCGGCGTCAATCAGGTCACCATTGCCGTCATCAACGGCTATGGCGATGGCGGGCTTTATGGCAGTGCCGATGAACAGGCGATCCTGCTGGCCGATGGGACCCGCGTGCCCATCGACGGCGGCTGGCAATACAAGGTGACGCCGGGTGAAATCGGCACCGCCCCGCATGCCCCGTGGGGCACCGTGGACGGGCTGTCAACGATCCGCAATGCCATGGTGGCGCCCATGGGTCCCTATGCCGTACGGGCCGCCCTTTGGTATCAGGGGGAAAGCAACACGGCCAAAGCTCCGGAATATCAGTCGCTGCTAGCCGGCCTGATGTCGGGCTGGCGGCGGCAGTTCGGTGCCGACCTGCCCTTCCTTGTCGTGCAATTGCCGGAATATGGCTATCCGCAGGACAAGCCCATCGAAAGCGGCTGGGTGAGGCTGCGTGAAAGTCAGCGGATGGCCGTGGCAGCCGATCCGCGGGCCGCCATGGCAGTTACCAACGGTCTTGGCGACTGGTACGATGTCCATCCCGCCAACAAGCAGCAGGTGGCAAAGCGCCTGACCCGTGCGGCGCGCCACCTGCTTCTGGGCGAAAAAATCACTGCTTCTGGCCCTGTCCCGGTCGATGCGCAGCGGCATGGCGATGTCGTTCGTATCCGCTTCACCGATATCGATGGACAGCTGAAGGCCTTGAACCATCATCGCCCCATCGGTTTCGAACTGTGCGGGGCCGGCTGGGACAGCTGCCGCTTTGTCGATGCCAGCCTGTCGGGTGATACCGTCACCCTGCCCATCGGCGACGGTCCCGCCATCCGCGTACGCTATTGCTGGGCGGAAAGCGGCATGTGCAACCTCTATGACGACGCGCGACTGCCGACGGGACAGTTCGAAATCCCCGTTCGCTGA
- a CDS encoding tryptophan halogenase family protein, which produces MTNLRRILIVGGGTAGWMAACAMNQAVKRLGTVVELVESEEIGTIGVGEATVPTIRDFNRSIGLDEVAFMKATQGSFKLGIAFQDWRAKGTSFFHGFGDYIVNAGPYSTLNHWLVARHLAGQDAVGPFDDYHMAAVMAAAGRFAAPESDPRSPYAYFSYAFHFDASLYARMLRAKAEAEGVVRHEGRITQVDRHADTGFITQVHLADDRILAADLFIDCSGFVSLLSDKTLAEPWVDYSHWLPVDRAWAVPCAGTGTPAPFTRATALEAGWQWRIPLQHRTGNGYVFSSAHVTEDAARERLLAGLDGRVLAEPRLLRFRTGRRQRFWIGNCIAIGLSSGFVEPLESTSISLIQGGITRLVNLLPDMDFNPGLAAEYNRIQALEFDRIRDFIILHYALNGREDSEFWRERRRIPLPDTLAEKIETFRATGQVVLLNEETFVTPSWQALFIGLGLIPQRLDPLMAAQDRGEVLETLRLRQQSLAQAAARLPSHGDFINRFCKADPA; this is translated from the coding sequence ATGACGAACTTGCGCCGTATCCTGATCGTGGGTGGCGGGACAGCCGGCTGGATGGCTGCCTGCGCCATGAACCAGGCCGTCAAACGGCTGGGTACTGTCGTGGAACTTGTTGAAAGCGAGGAGATCGGCACTATCGGGGTGGGCGAGGCTACGGTGCCCACCATCCGAGACTTCAACCGTTCTATCGGCCTGGACGAGGTCGCCTTCATGAAGGCGACACAGGGCAGTTTCAAACTGGGCATTGCGTTTCAGGATTGGCGCGCCAAGGGCACTAGCTTCTTTCACGGGTTTGGGGATTACATCGTCAATGCCGGCCCCTACTCCACCTTGAACCATTGGCTGGTGGCACGCCATCTGGCCGGACAAGACGCGGTCGGTCCCTTTGATGATTATCACATGGCGGCGGTGATGGCCGCCGCCGGGCGTTTCGCAGCACCGGAGAGCGACCCCCGCTCCCCCTATGCCTATTTCAGCTATGCTTTCCATTTCGATGCCAGTCTTTATGCACGAATGCTGCGTGCCAAGGCGGAGGCGGAAGGGGTGGTCCGGCATGAAGGGCGGATCACGCAGGTGGACCGGCACGCCGATACCGGCTTCATCACTCAGGTCCATCTGGCCGATGACCGCATTCTGGCCGCCGACCTGTTTATTGACTGTTCCGGCTTCGTGTCACTGCTGTCCGATAAGACCCTGGCCGAACCCTGGGTCGATTACAGCCATTGGCTGCCGGTTGATCGGGCCTGGGCGGTCCCTTGTGCCGGCACTGGCACTCCCGCCCCGTTCACCCGCGCTACCGCGCTGGAGGCAGGGTGGCAATGGCGCATCCCGTTGCAGCACCGCACCGGCAATGGCTATGTCTTCTCCAGCGCGCATGTGACGGAGGACGCGGCACGGGAACGGCTGCTTGCCGGGCTGGATGGCAGAGTCCTGGCTGAACCACGTCTGCTGCGTTTCAGGACAGGGCGGCGGCAGCGCTTCTGGATCGGCAATTGCATTGCTATCGGCCTTTCGTCCGGCTTTGTGGAGCCGCTGGAAAGCACCTCCATCTCCCTGATCCAGGGCGGGATCACGCGGCTGGTCAACCTGTTGCCTGATATGGATTTCAATCCGGGTCTGGCCGCGGAATATAACCGTATCCAGGCACTGGAATTCGACCGTATCCGGGACTTCATCATCCTTCACTATGCGCTGAATGGCCGTGAGGATAGTGAATTCTGGCGTGAGCGCCGCCGTATCCCCCTGCCCGATACCCTGGCGGAAAAGATCGAAACCTTCCGTGCCACCGGACAGGTGGTTCTGCTGAACGAGGAAACCTTCGTCACGCCCAGCTGGCAGGCGCTTTTCATCGGCCTGGGCCTGATCCCGCAGCGTCTGGACCCGCTGATGGCGGCGCAGGATCGCGGGGAAGTGCTCGAAACCCTGCGCCTGCGTCAGCAAAGCCTGGCTCAGGCCGCAGCACGCCTGCCCAGCCATGGTGATTTCATCAACCGCTTCTGCAAGGCCGATCCGGCCTGA
- a CDS encoding RNA polymerase sigma factor, giving the protein MRTTTLDIWFATRILPLEPGLRGWLARHANDIDPDDIIQETYARLAKEQAGIRDAKAYMFAVARSIVIEQLRQRRVVKIVPVPDLESLSVADEAPTHESDLISRQDIGLLHAALAQLPEKCRQVLTLRKVDGLSQKLVARRLGLSESTVEKHVAAGIKRCAAWFAARQDAPPARQMRKQ; this is encoded by the coding sequence GTGCGGACGACAACGCTCGACATCTGGTTCGCCACGCGCATCCTGCCGCTGGAGCCTGGACTTCGCGGCTGGCTAGCGCGCCATGCCAATGATATCGACCCTGACGACATCATTCAGGAAACCTATGCACGGCTGGCCAAGGAACAGGCCGGTATCCGCGATGCCAAGGCCTATATGTTTGCGGTGGCACGTTCCATCGTGATCGAACAGTTGCGCCAGCGCCGGGTGGTGAAGATCGTGCCGGTGCCCGACCTGGAAAGCCTGTCCGTGGCCGACGAGGCCCCGACCCATGAAAGCGACCTGATCAGCCGTCAAGATATTGGCCTTCTCCACGCCGCACTGGCGCAATTGCCGGAGAAATGTCGTCAGGTCCTGACCCTGCGGAAGGTCGACGGCCTGTCGCAAAAGCTGGTGGCGCGCCGTCTGGGCCTGTCTGAAAGCACCGTTGAAAAGCATGTCGCCGCTGGCATCAAGCGCTGCGCGGCCTGGTTTGCGGCCCGGCAGGATGCCCCGCCGGCCCGCCAGATGAGGAAACAATGA